From Cheilinus undulatus linkage group 18, ASM1832078v1, whole genome shotgun sequence, the proteins below share one genomic window:
- the tmem229b gene encoding transmembrane protein 229b — MVTLETPEAPVPLTALSRWYLYAIHGYFCEVMFTAAWEFVVNCNWKFPGVTSVWALFIYGTCILIVEQMYLKLRGRCPVLLRCIIYTLWTYLWEFGTGLLLRQFNACPWDYSEFRYNFMGLITAEYAVPWFCASFIVERLVIRKTLRLRFHEGPEDGWSKHRLDAGGGGGPVGGGRRRERSRGMGSDANGYLKVE; from the coding sequence ATGGTGACTTTGGAAACCCCGGAGGCTCCCGTACCTCTGACGGCCCTGTCCCGCTGGTACCTCTACGCCATCCACGGCTACTTCTGCGAGGTCATGTTCACGGCTGCCTGGGAGTTTGTCGTCAACTGCAACTGGAAATTCCCCGGCGTGACCAGCGTGTGGGCGCTCTTCATTTATGGCACCTGCATCCTCATCGTGGAGCAGATGTACCTGAAGCTGCGTGGCCGCTGCCCCGTGCTGCTGCGCTGCATCATCTACACTTTATGGACGTACCTGTGGGAGTTTGGCACCGGGCTGCTGCTGCGCCAGTTCAATGCCTGTCCCTGGGACTACTCCGAGTTCCGCTACAACTTCATGGGGCTGATCACGGCTGAGTACGCGGTGCCGTGGTTCTGCGCCTCCTTCATCGTGGAGCGCCTGGTTATTCGCAAAACACTGCGGTTGCGCTTCCACGAGGGGCCGGAGGACGGCTGGTCGAAGCATCGGTTGGATGctgggggtggaggaggacctgTGGGGggtgggaggaggagagagaggagcagagggatGGGAAGTGATGCTAATGGCTACCTTAAAGTTGAATGA